The genomic window CTGCATTATGACAGTGTCAACACCTTGAGGAATAGGGGCTCCAGTCATAATACGGACACAAGTACCGCGAGGAAGTTCCCCTTGCATTGGTTGCCCAGCAAATGACTTTCCTGCCACAGGCATGGGTGTTTTACCATCCCAATCAGCGAAACATAAACCGTAACCATCCATCGCAGAATTATCGAAAGGTGGTACATTTATCGGGGATATAATATCGGTAGCGGTAATACGTTGAGTAGATTCAGTCAATGGAATGCTTTCCGTCCCCGTCATGACTTGTTTATTAGAAAGCAGTTTTTCTAAAGCTTGTTCAAGTGAAATCAATCCAGCGGTGTGACATGCGTCCATTATTATCCCTCACTATTGAATATTACCAATTGTAATGTTGTTTATTATGTCAGAGATAGTGCAATGGGTGAATGCATTAATGGGAGAATGTATTGAAGTTAATTAATGTAATGCTGGATTATGTCAACATGCTGTTTTAGAGTACAGGACACACCTGCATTTTATAAAATTCTGATATTCTTTATGGTTCAAATTGCAGTTAATTATTTATGTAAGCACTTTGATAAGCAATTTGAATTATTTTTGAATATCTACCATTTGTGGAGAATCTGATGTCATCTCTGAGTAAAGAAGCCGAATTAGTTCACGCTGCTTTGGAAGCTAGAGGGCTTGAAACCCCTTTGCGTATTCAACCTAAATTAGATAATGAGCGCAAGCAACTGATTGAAGAGCATATGACAGAGGTCATGAAATTATTGAATTTAGACCTTACTGATGACAGTTTGGCTGATACGCCAAAGCGCATTGCCAAAATGTATGTTGATGAAATTTTCTCAGGCCTTGATTATGCCAATTTCCCTAAAATCACACTGATTGAAAATAAAATGAGTGTTGATGAAATGGTCACGGTACGTGATATTACATTAACTAGCACCTGTGAACACCACTTTGTAACTATTGATGGTAAAGCAACTGTGGCTTATATTCCAAAAGATAAGGTCATTGGTTTGTCTAAAATCAACCGCATTGTACAGTTTTTCTCCCAGCGCCCTCAGGTGCAAGAACGGCTCACTCAGCAAATTCTAGTGGCATTACAAACATTACTGGGAACTATGAATGTTGCTGTATCTATTGATGCAGTTCATTATTGCGTGAAAGCACGTGGTATCCGTGATGCAACAAGTGCGACAACAACCACATCATTAGGCGGGTTATTTAAGTCTAGCCAGAATACTCGTCAGGAATTTTTGCGTGCTGTGCGCCATCAGTAATTTGCAATGCTAGCAGCATCTTCGCCTGAATTCACTGGGCGTATTGATAGGCTTGATGCAACTCGAGGCATTGCAATCTTAGGTATTCTATTAATGAATATCTTTGCCTTTGCTTTGCCTCAAACTGCTTATATGAATCCCACTTATATGGGAGAGGCTAGCGCATCAGATATTTATATTTGGGTTAGTTTTAACCTATTTGTTCAAGGGAAATTTCTCGCCATTTTTTCCATTTTGTTTGGTGCTACTTTGGTGCTATTACATCGCAAAGGATTGAGATGGAATCTCTGTCGTTTATTCCTTTTGGCCATTTTAGGTTTAGTTCATGGAATTGTTTTTTGGGATGGTGATATTCTGCTTGCATATGCATTAACTGGCGGGATCGCGCTATTATTATTTCATCAACAAAATGATAAATCGCTTTTAAAAATTGCCTGCTCTATTTATCTTATTGGGCTAGTTATTTTATTTATTCTAGGTAGCCAAATTGACCCCACTAACTTTTGGATTGTTTCAGAAGAACAAATAGCATCGGAAGTATTGCAAAAAACATCTGGTGGTAGCATTAGCCTAATATATCGTGCACAATCCATGCTCAATATGGTTGAAATGCTTGTCATTCAATATGGTTGGCAATTACTTGGTTTGATGATTTTTGGTGCGCTATTACTGAAAAATGGTTGGTTAGCAGGTCAATTTAGCCAACAGCATTATCGCCGTACTGCTATTATTTTGATTTTTCCCGCGCTTTTAATTCAATTATTGTCTTTATATACACAGAGCTTATTTAATTGGAGTTTTTTTGCTACATCAATTGTTGGCTATATTATTAATGAATTAGTGATACCACTTCAGTCTTTTGGTTATATCGCATTAATTTATGGTTTTTGGGGCAGTATTAAATTAACTCTTTTAGCTAAAATGGTGAGTTGTGTAGGGCGGATGGCACTGAGTAATTATTTATTGCAAACCTTGATTTGTACAACTATTTTTTATCATTTCGGTTATTTTTACCAATTTTCCAGACTGGAACTATTAGGGTTTATTATTCCAATTTGGGTCGTTAATTTATTATTTTCTTATAGTTGGTTGAGATTTTTTAAACAAGGCCCTGTAGAGTTTTGTTGGCGAATATTCACTGAAAGATTAAATTTAATGTGGCAAAAATAGTGAGGCATATCCTAAATGCCATACCTCATGTTAATTATTTAAAATAATTTACTGACTTCATCAGGGGAAACTGCTGGATACCCTTTGATTCCCTTAGGCATTTTTATTGGTGCAGGGATTGATTCTTGCTCCCCTAAAAATTTAGGTTCGCGATTTAATATATACAAATCCGCAAGAGCACCAAGCCGAGCAAAAACTTCACGAATTCTAACTTTAAACATATCACTAGGCGCAGGAACGGCTAAACATTGCGCATCTATGCCTCTATGTTGAGCAATAAATAATGCTCTTTCACAGTGGAAGCGCTGAGTAATAATTGTAAAATTATCAGTATCGAAAACTTTGCGTGTGCGCACAACAGAATCAAGCGTTCTGAAACCCGCAAAATCAAGCACTATTTTTGAAGCCGGAACACCCGCTTTAATTAAATCTTTACGCATTGTAATGGGTTCATTATAGCTATGAGCGCCATTATCACCGCTGAGTAATAGATATTTTACTTTGCCACTTAAATAAGCATCCGCGGCACCTTTAATTCGATTACTGTAATAGAGATTAATGGTGCCTGAGGTATAGTATTTTGCTGTCCCTAATACCATGCCAACTTCACGGGCAGGTAAATCTTCAACATTTTCATAAATGTAAGGTGCAGTTGCCCACGCTATCCAGCGATCAAGTAAAATAATGGTTGCTAATCCTATCCCTAAGATAATTATCAGACCATATAGCAGCCGCTTCCCCATTGTCCTAGCCTTGAATATTAAAAGTCGTATGATAAGGCTACTTGACTTGTTTTGGTGAAGCAAGCCGGGTAACGTAAATTCTTGTCAACATCTCCTCACGATACATGGCAATTTATGACTATTTTATAGTAATTAATATGGTTGATTTAGATTCGAAAAGATGATCATAAGTAAACGCTTTTTGGTATATAGCGCCATGATTGTGGTTTTTACTTACGTAATTCCATCATTTCATTATTTATTTCTTGATAAATAAATTCCCGTTCATCGAGCAATTTGCTATCGAGAGAAAAAGAAAAATGGTCAATAGCGAATAGAAGTAAACCGATGGCTGCAATTGTGACAAATAAACCAGTGATGAGTTTTTGTTGGCGTGTTTTTACAGGGATAAAAATATAGCCAAGACTGATTAAGGCGCCAATACTTGCTCCGCCAATATGGGCAGCATTATCAACACCTGCTTGCAAACCACTAATTAGCGTTAATACAATCATTCCGAGAATATTATAAAGTAGTCGTTTTTGTTGTGCATGAATGGTTGGATTAATATTAGGAACTCTAATTGCTTGATATAAATAGATAACAGAAGCAGCCGCAAGCCCCATAATTGCCCCTGAAGCACCTACTCCGACCGTAATATAAACCATATTATCAGTGAGTGTCGGATCATTGATATCTTCATAATATTGCCAATAGGCACTAAATAATGCTGCTCCTATTCCTGAAATAAAATAAATTGCTAACAATTTAGATTTGCCGTAATTACGTTCACATTCAATACCGATGACAAATAGCGCTAAACTATTAAATGCAAGATGAACACCATTTGAATGTAATAGCATACTAATAGGATAGCGCCACCAATCACCTGTTAATGATAATTGATAAACATTTGCGCCAAATAGCAATAAATTATTTTCACGGGAATCTAGAGGTGAAGCAAAATGAAGTTGATAGAAATAGATGACAATATTTAATAATACTAAACCTGAGGTCAGCATGATGGCTTTGAAAGAAAATAATGGTGTTTTCTTTGGTGGAGAAGGAACATGAGCGCTTGGTTGATCGGTCATCTTTGCGGCCTGCATGAAAAATTAATCGGAATACTACAATATAATTTACATACTGCAAACAACATCTTAGTCGGAAATTGGCGTAATTTTAGGATAGCGAGGATAAAAGGAAAAAATAAAGGCACCAACTGCTGTGATGCCTTCTAAAGAATTTCTGTTGTTAATATTAGAAAGAAGTTCTTTTATAAGTCCGATATTCTGGTTTCCAGAAATTACGCTCAATCGCTTCATCAAGCGCACTGTCAGATGTTACAGTGGCAACACCTTGCACTTGGGCTTCTTTAGCAACTTGCTTAGCAATATAACGAGAAACTTCTTGAATATCCGATAATAAGGGTAATAACGGGCCTTCACCATCTTTAGCTAATGGAGAGCATTCTGCCAAAGCACGGCTGGCGGTCATTAACATGGCTTCAGTCACACGTTTGGCACCTGAAGCAATCACACCTAAACCAATACCTGGGAAAATGTATGAGTTATTGCATTGAGCAATTTGGAAAACATTCTCTTTATAGGAAACTGGGCTAAATGGGCTACCTGTTGCAACAAGCGCTTTACCATCAGTCCAGTTAATAATATCTTCAGGACGGGCTTCAACGCGTGATGTTGGGTTAGAAAGTGGCATCACAATTGGGCGTTCACAATGTTTATGCATTTCTCGAATGATTTCTTCAGTGAAAAGGCCTGCTTGACCTGAAACACCAATTAAAACAGTCGGTTTTGCATTGCGGACAACATCTAATAGTGAAATAGAATCACTATTCACATCCCAGCTGCTTAGGTTATCGCTGCTTTGCGTTAACTTGCTTTGGAAATCAAGTAAGTTAGGCAACTTATCCGTTAATAGCCCAAAACGGTCTACCATATAAATGCGTGAACGCGCTTGTTCATCACTTAGACCTTCAGATTTCATTTGCGCGATAATTTGTTCAGCGATACCGCAACCTGCTGAACCCGCGCCTAAGAATGTGACGCGTTGGTCGCTTAGTTTGCTGCCAGCTGCATGGCTTGCTGCAATTAAGCTTCCCAAGGTAACTGCGGCTGTACCTTGAATATCATCATTAAAACAGCACAGCTCATCACGATAACGATTCAGTAAAGGCATTGCATTTTTTTGTGCAAAGTCTTCAAATTGCAATAGAACATTTGGCCAACGGCGTTTTACGGCTTGAATAAATTCATCAATAAATTGATCATATTCTTCACCCGTAATACGCGGATGGCGCCAGCCCATGTAAAGTGGGTCGTTAAGGCGCTGCGGGTTATTTGTCCCTACATCAATGACAACGGGTAGGGTATAAGCTGGGCTGATACCACCACAAGCGGTATATAAAGATAGTTTCCCGATTGGAATGCCCATACCACCGATCCCTTGGTCGCCAAGTCCAAGAATACGTTCGCCATCAGTAACAACAATGACTTTTACATTTTGTTTAGTGGCGTTTTGTAGCATATCATCAATATATTCACGATTTGGATAAGAGATGAATAAACCACGAGCACGGCGATAGATATCAGAGAAATGCTCACAAGCCTCACCAACAGTTGGCGTATAAATGAGCGGCATGACTTCTGTAAGGTGAGCATCGATTAGGCGATAAAACAGGGTTTCATTGGTGTCTTGGATATTTCTTAAATAAATGTGTTTGTCGATATCCGTTTTAAAATCGACTAACTGGCGGTAAGCACGCTCCACTTGCTCTTCAATTGTTTCAACTTGTTCTGGAAGTAAACCATATAAGTTGAAATTAGCACGTTCTTCTTCGCTAAACGCACTCCCTTTATTCAATAAAGGAAATTCGAGCAGAATAGGGCCTGCATAAGGGATGTACAAAGGGCGTTTTGTTTCGTGTTCATGTTCCATGAAATATCACTCTTAGGATGATTTAAAAACAATAGTCGGCTTAGATCCTAAGGTAAATAGAAAATATGTACAGTGATTATTGATGCATATAGTTAAAATATTTGTTAAATAAAATGTGCATCAAATTTAATATGATGGAATAGTGAGATGTACGTAGTCGCCCGAATCACATAGTTTTGATGTTTTTCGGGCGAGTTGATGGCTCTGGTTTTGTGGTAATTCAATTAATTAGATATTTATTATGGAACAGGAACTGCTTCACCATGATAATTATCGAGAATAAATTGTTTGGCTTCTGGTGATTTTAATGCCGCCATTAATTTAGCAATTCGCGGATCATCTTTGTTATCTTCACGAACTACGACCACATTTGCAAATTTACTATTCGCCGCCGGTTCTGTGAAGATCACATCTTTTGTTAAGTCTAAGCCTGCATTAACAGCAAAGTGACCATCAATTGAAGCAACATCAGCTTCGCCATTTTTATAAATTTGTGGCATTAATGGTGCATCATAAGTAAATAAAAATTGCAGGTTACGTGGATTCTCAACAATATCATCGATAGTTGCATCATCAGGGTCAATATCACTACGCAGCTTAATCAATCCTTCATCTTGATACAGTTTTAAAATATGCCCATGCTGTGCAATATTATTGCTACTCATCACTTTTGCGCCATTTGGCAAATCTTGCAAGCTTTTATATTTTTGCGAGAAGAAGCGGTAAGGGTGCATATGTACAGCACCGGCAGAAGTTAATTTCCAGTCTGGATGATCCGCCAGTGTTTTATTTAAATAAGGCACATGTTGGAAAAAGTTTGCATCTAATTCTTTTTCTGCTAATGCTTGGTTTGGAATAATATAATCATTAAAGATACGGATATCTAAATTAACACCTTCTTTGGCTAATTGTGGTTTAACAAATTCTAAAATTTCAGCATGTGGTGTACTTGATGCACCAATAATCAATGTATTTTTATTGTCTTCTTGGTTAGGTTTACAAGCAACTAATGCCAAACTAACAAAAAGCAATGAACCTAACTGTTTTAAATTTGTAAGTGCCATGGTGATATATCCTATTTAATCTTAATACACCCCTTATGCTCTTAAGCAAAAGGAAATGATTTTTTTATTGCTGCAAGATAAGTAACTAAAATAAATTAACGTTTATCAATCCAACGAACGAGTGTGTCGCCTAAAACTTGAATACATAAAACAATAGCTAAAATAACTAATGTTGCTACCCAAACGACATCCATATGGCTGCGTTGAAAACCTTCTAAATAGGCTAAGTTTCCTAAGCCGCCCGCACCTATAGCACCTGCAATTGCTGTTCCACCCACTAAAGAAATTAAAGTCACAGTTAAGCCCGATATTAATGCTGGCGATGATTCCGGGATCAATACTCTAAAAATTAAAGTGGATAATTTGGAGCCCATAGATTGGCTAGCCTCAATAACGCCTTTATCAACTTCCCTCAATGCCAGCTCAACTAGCCGAGCATAGAATGCACTTGCAGAGATAACTAATGCAGGTATTGCAGCATTAACGCCTAAAATGGTTCCTATTAACCATTTGGTAAATGGGAATAATAATATAATTAAAATAATAAAAGGAACTGCTCGAAAAATATTAACGATAAATGAAAGTATCCGATAAACGGGTAGATTTTCTTTTTCGCCATCTTTCGCTGTTAAAAATAAAAAAACACCTAAAAAAATACCTAATATTCCAGAGAGGATCCCAGATAAAAATGTCATATAAAGTGTATTAACTGTTTCAATACCTAATACATTTAATTTTAAATGGGGTAGATAATGACTAATCCATTGTTGTGCTTCATCCATTGTTTAAATTACCTCAGCTACAATATTTTTTTCATCGTTTAGATAATTAATAATTCCAGTGCTTATTTTAGATTCAGGTAATAGTTGTAAATAGAGAAAACCAGTACCTTGGTTAAATGTTCCTTTCAGTAATTTAATAGGTTCATTAAATTTGGCTATAATGTCATATAGCAGATAATCACTGTTTTTCTCATTATCTAAAATAACTCTAATGACAGTGCCCTGAGTTAAAAGATTTTGTAAGTCATCTTGGCTGTCAGTCACAATTTCGCTTTGAGATAAAAATTGTCGTGTAATTGCATGCTGCGGATTATGAAATACGGATGAAACCAAACCTTCTTCAACAATTTTACCTTTATCAATAACGGCAACTTTATTACAAATACTTTTAATGACCTGCATTTCGTGAGTAATTAAAACAATGGTGATATTTAATTCACGGTTAATCTTTGCTAATAATGAGAGAATATTCTGAGTTGTTTTAGGATCAAGCGCAGATGTGGCCTCATCACATAATAATACACTCGGGTTATTAGCTAAAGCTCGTGCAATACCAACTCGTTGTTTTTGACCGCCGCTTAACCTTGATGGATATTCATCAGCTTTATCCGTTAAATCAACCAATGCCATTAATTCATCAACACGCGCTTTACGTTTCTTTTTATCAAATCCTGATATTTGTAATGGGAATTCTATATTTTCTCTGACTGTTCTTGACCATAATAAATTAAAATGTTGAAAAATCATGCCGATAGATTGGCGAATTTTTAAAATAGATTTTTCATCACTATGAGTAATATTATGTTCTCCAACAATAACTTCACCATCAGATGTATTTTCAAGTCTGTTCAATAAACGGATCAGACTACTTTTACCCGCCCCGCTATAACCAATGATGCCGAAAATGTCACCCGCAGAAATAGTGAGATTAATATTATCAACAGCAACAGTTTGCTTTTTTCCGCGTTGATAAACTTTGCTGACATTTTTTAGGGTTATCACGATATTCCGTTACCTCTGATGCTTAAAATCAATATACTCAATTTGGATGTTTAGACGTCTAAACGTTTGAATGGCTAAGTTAGTATGAACTATGATGAATGTCAAGTGGCAAATTAGAGATAAATATGATTAGTTAGAATGAAAAAATCTATTTTAATTACTTGATATTAAAATAAATAATCAAAATTTGATAAAAATGTATCGTGGCAATTGATAATAAGAGAACGCTTTTTCGTGGGGACTTATTTATTGCCACCAAATAAGTCGGTGGCAATAAATTTTAAATGGGGATTAATCTAGGTAAGCTATTGTTTGTTGCTGGCAACCTAATGCTTTTAACGTATTTTCTGTCGTATTCCACTGCTTAACAATGGCATTTTGTTTTTCAACGAGCAAAGCTTGTTCAATTGAATGCATATCTTTGCCAGCTAAATTTATCATGATCAAAGCGGCTTGGAGAGGAGGTAAGCTCGGATTAAATGCCGCATTTTCTGCATAGCGCCCAGTAAATAAAGAACCATCTTTTAACTGTAGAGCAATACCAGAGTAAGATTGGCTATAAGGCGCATGGGATTGGTTTGCCGCTTCAGTGGCAGCACAGAGCAATCTATCTCGGCTTGAAGTTGTAAAACCATGATCAACTTCATCCATCAATAATGTTTCGATATCGAGATCTGCTGGACCAAATGAATCAGGTAGATAATCATGTAATGTTGCTGTTTGTCGCTCAGGTAAATGAATTTCAATTTGACCGCCGCCGCGTAATTCATTCATAAACTGACGACAATGACCGCATGGTGTATAGTTTACAGTGACCGTGGTTAATTGCTTTTCACCTTTTAACCAAGCATGTGTAACTGCACATTGCTCTGCATGGATAGTTTGTGAAATAGCAACGCCACTAAATTCCATATTGGCGCCAAAATAAAGATTTCCACTGACTCCGCGCGCTATTGCCCCAACCTTAAAGTGTGAAATTGGCGTAACAGCATAAGCTGCGGCAACGGGTAATAAGAAAAAGGCAAGTTCACTATCATTGTATCCACAATGTTCTTTAATCTGCGCGGTTTGCTCGGCAGTTAGCATGGCCGGAAAATCGGGCTTATCAATAATAGGTTTGAGTACAGATTGCAACTTTTCTGGAAGTTGAGAATAAGCGGACTGAAATCTTGAATGCATGAACGACCCTCCCTAATGATATGCGTTTATTCTATGTAATAAACTCTAGATTCATTGGTGATTAATGTCACATTTTTAATGAAAATAAATGAAACAAATATAAGAATTGAGAGATATATCTCAAGTTTTTGGCTGGTTATCATCATAGGGCGGTATGAAATTAAACCGCCCGAATGATGTCGTTTATCCAAAAAGATGCAAAATAATAGGAAAAACGAAAGGTGCAAGAAGGGAAGTAATAATCCCACAAGTCATCAATGCAAGGGAACTATAAGCCCCTTCAATATAGTTAACCTCAGCACATCGTGCGGTACCAAGGGCATGGGAAGCGGTTCCCATTGCCAGTCCTCGTGAAGCATGAGTTCGAATGCGCAAAGCATCAAACAGGGAATGTCCAAACATAGCCCCTAACATACCGACAAAAATAACACATGCCGCACTTATCGCGGGAATACCACCAATTGAGTCTGCAACTGCCATGGCAATTGGTGTAGTCACTGATTTAGGTAATATTGATGCGGCAATATCCGGTGTAGCACCTAACCATAAAGCGATAGCTGTACCGGTAAACATTGCAACTAAACTACCTGCAAAACAGATGCTGAACAATGATTTCCATTGTGCTCGAATTTGGTGCATTTGTTCATACAATGGAAATGCTAGTGCGACAACAGCGGGTTGCAACAGATCGTTGAGAATTTTACTGCCCGCAAAGTAATGCTCATAAGGCGTATTCGTAAAAATAAGTAGGGGAACAATAACCGCGATTGCCACTAATAATGGATTTAATAAGGGGAGTTTTAATTTAGCGGATAGCTGTTTTGCGAGATAAAACACAATTATTGTTAAAGGTAAAGACCACCAAATATGTTCTAACATTTGTCATTCCCCTTATGACTTTCATCAGTTGGAATGTCGATCGTTTCTTCTGGGGGAAGTGGCACTTCATCGGGTTCTGTACCAACAATTTGCCGTTCTTTATGAATATAGTTGGAGCTAAAGGCAACAACAATAAGCACAATAAAGGTGCTAACGACGCAGGATACAAGAATAGGAACAAGCTGCTGACTCAATTGGCTATAATAATTCATGATGCCAATACCAATTGGTACAAATAATAACGTCATGTTTTTGAGTAATAAAGAGCAGCCAGGTTGTGCCCAATGAGCAGGAACAATCTGTAATGCTAATAATGTGAAGAGAATTAGCATTCCAACAATACTGCCTGGAACGGCGAATGGGAGAAGTGCAGATAACAAATTTCCAACAATAAGGCAGAGATAAAGTAGCACAAAAGCGCGTAAATACTGCCATCCAGTTATCAGAACATATTTTAATGACATGATACTTGTCCTGTTACGCTAAGTGCATTCATCATACAATTAACTGAATTATTGTGCTATAGATCACAGTTAAAAGATAATAAAAAAAGCGAAGAATGATGACTCCTTCGCTTTAGACTTAATAATTAACTCTTTCTTGAGCTAGTTTTGGTATTTTATTTTACTTGCATGCCTGGTTGTGCACCGCTATCTGGGCTGAGTAAATAGATATCTTTGCCGCCAGGACCTGCTGCCATTACCATACCCTCAGAAAGACCAAAGCGCATTTTGCGAGGGGCTAAATTCGCAACCATAATGGTTAAGCGGCCTTCTAAAACTTTTGGATCAGGATATGCGCTACGGATACCAGAGAAGACTTGGCGAGTTTCACCACCAATATCTAATTGTAATTTC from Providencia sneebia DSM 19967 includes these protein-coding regions:
- a CDS encoding NAD-dependent malic enzyme, whose protein sequence is MEHEHETKRPLYIPYAGPILLEFPLLNKGSAFSEEERANFNLYGLLPEQVETIEEQVERAYRQLVDFKTDIDKHIYLRNIQDTNETLFYRLIDAHLTEVMPLIYTPTVGEACEHFSDIYRRARGLFISYPNREYIDDMLQNATKQNVKVIVVTDGERILGLGDQGIGGMGIPIGKLSLYTACGGISPAYTLPVVIDVGTNNPQRLNDPLYMGWRHPRITGEEYDQFIDEFIQAVKRRWPNVLLQFEDFAQKNAMPLLNRYRDELCCFNDDIQGTAAVTLGSLIAASHAAGSKLSDQRVTFLGAGSAGCGIAEQIIAQMKSEGLSDEQARSRIYMVDRFGLLTDKLPNLLDFQSKLTQSSDNLSSWDVNSDSISLLDVVRNAKPTVLIGVSGQAGLFTEEIIREMHKHCERPIVMPLSNPTSRVEARPEDIINWTDGKALVATGSPFSPVSYKENVFQIAQCNNSYIFPGIGLGVIASGAKRVTEAMLMTASRALAECSPLAKDGEGPLLPLLSDIQEVSRYIAKQVAKEAQVQGVATVTSDSALDEAIERNFWKPEYRTYKRTSF
- a CDS encoding CidA/LrgA family protein — encoded protein: MSLKYVLITGWQYLRAFVLLYLCLIVGNLLSALLPFAVPGSIVGMLILFTLLALQIVPAHWAQPGCSLLLKNMTLLFVPIGIGIMNYYSQLSQQLVPILVSCVVSTFIVLIVVAFSSNYIHKERQIVGTEPDEVPLPPEETIDIPTDESHKGNDKC
- the cdd gene encoding cytidine deaminase, translated to MHSRFQSAYSQLPEKLQSVLKPIIDKPDFPAMLTAEQTAQIKEHCGYNDSELAFFLLPVAAAYAVTPISHFKVGAIARGVSGNLYFGANMEFSGVAISQTIHAEQCAVTHAWLKGEKQLTTVTVNYTPCGHCRQFMNELRGGGQIEIHLPERQTATLHDYLPDSFGPADLDIETLLMDEVDHGFTTSSRDRLLCAATEAANQSHAPYSQSYSGIALQLKDGSLFTGRYAENAAFNPSLPPLQAALIMINLAGKDMHSIEQALLVEKQNAIVKQWNTTENTLKALGCQQQTIAYLD
- a CDS encoding methionine ABC transporter ATP-binding protein is translated as MITLKNVSKVYQRGKKQTVAVDNINLTISAGDIFGIIGYSGAGKSSLIRLLNRLENTSDGEVIVGEHNITHSDEKSILKIRQSIGMIFQHFNLLWSRTVRENIEFPLQISGFDKKKRKARVDELMALVDLTDKADEYPSRLSGGQKQRVGIARALANNPSVLLCDEATSALDPKTTQNILSLLAKINRELNITIVLITHEMQVIKSICNKVAVIDKGKIVEEGLVSSVFHNPQHAITRQFLSQSEIVTDSQDDLQNLLTQGTVIRVILDNEKNSDYLLYDIIAKFNEPIKLLKGTFNQGTGFLYLQLLPESKISTGIINYLNDEKNIVAEVI
- the yeiB gene encoding DUF418 domain-containing protein YeiB, producing MLAASSPEFTGRIDRLDATRGIAILGILLMNIFAFALPQTAYMNPTYMGEASASDIYIWVSFNLFVQGKFLAIFSILFGATLVLLHRKGLRWNLCRLFLLAILGLVHGIVFWDGDILLAYALTGGIALLLFHQQNDKSLLKIACSIYLIGLVILFILGSQIDPTNFWIVSEEQIASEVLQKTSGGSISLIYRAQSMLNMVEMLVIQYGWQLLGLMIFGALLLKNGWLAGQFSQQHYRRTAIILIFPALLIQLLSLYTQSLFNWSFFATSIVGYIINELVIPLQSFGYIALIYGFWGSIKLTLLAKMVSCVGRMALSNYLLQTLICTTIFYHFGYFYQFSRLELLGFIIPIWVVNLLFSYSWLRFFKQGPVEFCWRIFTERLNLMWQK
- the folE gene encoding GTP cyclohydrolase I FolE, which encodes MSSLSKEAELVHAALEARGLETPLRIQPKLDNERKQLIEEHMTEVMKLLNLDLTDDSLADTPKRIAKMYVDEIFSGLDYANFPKITLIENKMSVDEMVTVRDITLTSTCEHHFVTIDGKATVAYIPKDKVIGLSKINRIVQFFSQRPQVQERLTQQILVALQTLLGTMNVAVSIDAVHYCVKARGIRDATSATTTTSLGGLFKSSQNTRQEFLRAVRHQ
- the sanA gene encoding outer membrane permeability protein SanA; translation: MGKRLLYGLIIILGIGLATIILLDRWIAWATAPYIYENVEDLPAREVGMVLGTAKYYTSGTINLYYSNRIKGAADAYLSGKVKYLLLSGDNGAHSYNEPITMRKDLIKAGVPASKIVLDFAGFRTLDSVVRTRKVFDTDNFTIITQRFHCERALFIAQHRGIDAQCLAVPAPSDMFKVRIREVFARLGALADLYILNREPKFLGEQESIPAPIKMPKGIKGYPAVSPDEVSKLF
- a CDS encoding CidB/LrgB family autolysis modulator; protein product: MLEHIWWSLPLTIIVFYLAKQLSAKLKLPLLNPLLVAIAVIVPLLIFTNTPYEHYFAGSKILNDLLQPAVVALAFPLYEQMHQIRAQWKSLFSICFAGSLVAMFTGTAIALWLGATPDIAASILPKSVTTPIAMAVADSIGGIPAISAACVIFVGMLGAMFGHSLFDALRIRTHASRGLAMGTASHALGTARCAEVNYIEGAYSSLALMTCGIITSLLAPFVFPIILHLFG
- a CDS encoding MetQ/NlpA family ABC transporter substrate-binding protein, yielding MALTNLKQLGSLLFVSLALVACKPNQEDNKNTLIIGASSTPHAEILEFVKPQLAKEGVNLDIRIFNDYIIPNQALAEKELDANFFQHVPYLNKTLADHPDWKLTSAGAVHMHPYRFFSQKYKSLQDLPNGAKVMSSNNIAQHGHILKLYQDEGLIKLRSDIDPDDATIDDIVENPRNLQFLFTYDAPLMPQIYKNGEADVASIDGHFAVNAGLDLTKDVIFTEPAANSKFANVVVVREDNKDDPRIAKLMAALKSPEAKQFILDNYHGEAVPVP
- a CDS encoding methionine ABC transporter permease, whose product is MDEAQQWISHYLPHLKLNVLGIETVNTLYMTFLSGILSGILGIFLGVFLFLTAKDGEKENLPVYRILSFIVNIFRAVPFIILIILLFPFTKWLIGTILGVNAAIPALVISASAFYARLVELALREVDKGVIEASQSMGSKLSTLIFRVLIPESSPALISGLTVTLISLVGGTAIAGAIGAGGLGNLAYLEGFQRSHMDVVWVATLVILAIVLCIQVLGDTLVRWIDKR
- a CDS encoding rhomboid family intramembrane serine protease, which encodes MTDQPSAHVPSPPKKTPLFSFKAIMLTSGLVLLNIVIYFYQLHFASPLDSRENNLLLFGANVYQLSLTGDWWRYPISMLLHSNGVHLAFNSLALFVIGIECERNYGKSKLLAIYFISGIGAALFSAYWQYYEDINDPTLTDNMVYITVGVGASGAIMGLAAASVIYLYQAIRVPNINPTIHAQQKRLLYNILGMIVLTLISGLQAGVDNAAHIGGASIGALISLGYIFIPVKTRQQKLITGLFVTIAAIGLLLFAIDHFSFSLDSKLLDEREFIYQEINNEMMELRK